A single window of Gossypium arboreum isolate Shixiya-1 chromosome 13, ASM2569848v2, whole genome shotgun sequence DNA harbors:
- the LOC108462933 gene encoding 2-oxoglutarate-dependent dioxygenase 19-like: MHLHIPSQFLQSRIVSQPLYRRPRCSHMAAIAPIGPQLSQPSLSHPPPSKLTTVKALSESSGLSSIPSIYTFPKQPNHEPVSDTKEPIPTIDFSLLISSNPDERSKTIRELGKACRDWGFFMVTNHGVPERMMKAMIEVCREFFELTEEEKGECEGKHVLDPIRYGTSFNPSVDKILYWRDYLKIFQHPAFHSPSNPPSFREIALEYSKRTREVMKEIVRGISESLGLEDKYIEKASNLENCLQIMIANLYPSCPQPELAMGLPAHSDHGLLTLLIQNDTVGLQVLHKDKWVNIHPIPNSFLANIGDHIEILSNRKYKSVLHRAVVNDRDARISIALAHGPAMDAAVSPAPMLLEDGQNPLAYRAMKYKEYVELQQSNKLDGKSCLEHIRNRGI, translated from the exons ATGCATTTGCATATCCCTTCTCAGTTTTTGCAGTCAAGAATCGTGTCTCAGCCTCTCTATCGCCGCCCTCGGTGTTCCCACATGGCAGCCATTGCTCCAATCGGTCCTCAGCTCTCACAACCATCCCTTTCTCACCCACCGCCATCGAAGCTAACGACCGTTAAAGCACTATCCGAATCGTCCGGACTTTCTTCCATCCCTTCCATTTACACCTTCCCAAAACAACCCAACCACGAACCAGTTTCAGACACGAAAGAACCAATTCCCACCATCGATTTCTCCCTCCTCATCTCTAGTAATCCCGATGAACGGTCTAAAACCATCCGAGAACTTGGAAAAGCCTGCCGGGACTGGGGCTTCTTCATG GTGACCAATCATGGGGTGCCGGAGAGGATGATGAAGGCAATGATAGAGGTTTGTAGGGAATTTTTCGAGCTAacagaggaagaaaagggagaatGTGAAGGGAAACATGTATTGGATCCTATAAGATATGGGACCAGTTTCAACCCATCAGTGGATAAAATTTTGTATTGGAGAGACTATCTCAAGATTTTTCAGCATCCTGCCTTTCACTCACCCAGCAATCCCCCTTCCTTCAG AGAAATTGCGTTAGAATACAGCAAAAGAACCCGAGAAGTAATGAAAGAAATAGTGAGAGGAATATCAGAAAGCTTGGGGTTAGAAGACAAATACATTGAGAAGGCCTCAAATCTGGAAAATTGCCTTCAGATTATGATAGCAAACTTGTATCCATCATGTCCACAGCCAGAACTCGCCATGGGGTTGCCCGCTCACTCCGACCATGGTCTTTTGACCCTTCTCATCCAAAACGACACCGTGGGGCTTCAAGTGCTACACAAAGACAAATGGGTCAATATCCACCCCATCCCCAATTCATTTCTAGCCAACATTGGGGACCATATTGAG ATTTTGAGCAACAGGAAGTATAAAAGTGTACTCCATCGAGCTGTGGTAAATGATAGAGACGCAAGGATATCCATAGCACTGGCGCATGGACCGGCCATGGACGCCGCAGTGAGTCCGGCTCCAATGTTGCTGGAAGATGGTCAAAACCCATTGGCATACCGAGCAATGAAATATAAAGAATACGTGGAGCTTCAACAAAGCAACAAGCTTGATGGGAAATCTTGCTTGGAACATATACGAAATAGAGGGATTTAA
- the LOC108461608 gene encoding 2-oxoglutarate-dependent dioxygenase 19-like — translation MATTAPTGSPLSQPSLTHPPPPRKLTTVKVLSESPGLSSIPSIYTFPKQTYHEPVSDTKEPIPTIDFSLLTSSHPDQRSKTIRELGIACRDWGFFMVTNHGVPERMMKAIIEVCREFFELPEEEKRGIGGKHVLDPIRSGTSFNESVDEILCWRDYVKIFQHPEFHSPNKPPSFREIALEYSKRVRLVAREIIRGISESLGLEKDYIDETLNLENGLQLIAANLYPPCPQPELAMGLPPHSDHGLLTLLIQNQIGGLQVQHKGKWVNIDPIPNSFLANIGDHIEILSNGKYKSVLHRAVVNNRDVRISIAVPHGPALDAIVSPASKLVEIVGNPPAYGAMKYKEYLELQQGSMLNGKSSLERIRNGV, via the exons ATGGCCACCACTGCTCCGACCGGTTCTCCACTGTCACAACCATCTCTTACTCACCCACCACCACCACGGAAGCTAACAACCGTTAAAGTACTATCAGAATCGCCCGGACTTTCTTCCATCCCTTCCATTTACACCTTCCCAAAACAAACCTACCACGAACCAGTTTCAGACACGAAAGAACCAATCCCCACCATCGATTTCTCCCTCCTCACCTCCAGTCATCCCGATCAAAGGTCTAAAACCATCCGAGAACTCGGAATAGCCTGCCGGGACTGGGGCTTCTTCATG GTGACCAACCATGGGGTGCCGGAGAGGATGATGAAGGCAATCATCGAGGTTTGCCGGGAATTTTTCGAGCTACCGGAGGAAGAGAAGCGAGGAATTGGTGGGAAACATGTGTTGGATCCGATTAGATCTGGAACCAGTTTCAATGAATcagtggatgaaattttatgttgGAGAGATTATGTGAAGATATTTCAGCACCCTGAGTTTCACTCACCCAACAAGCCTCCTTCCTTCAG AGAAATTGCATTGGAATACAGCAAAAGAGTCCGGCTAGTAGCCAGAGAAATAATAAGAGGAATATCTGAAAGTCTGGGGCTAGAAAAGGACTACATTGATGAAACTCTAAACCTTGAGAATGGCCTGCAACTGATTGCAGCAAACTTGTATCCGCCATGTCCACAGCCGGAGCTGGCAATGGGGTTGCCTCCACATTCGGACCATGGTCTTTTGACCCTCTTAATCCAAAACCAAATAGGGGGACTTCAGGTACAACACAAAGGCAAATGGGTGAATATAGACCCTATCCCCAATTCATTTCTAGCCAACATTGGCGACCATATTGAG ATTTTGAGCAACGGAAAGTACAAAAGTGTCCTCCATCGAGCTGTGGTCAACAACAGGGATGTAAGGATATCCATAGCGGTGCCCCACGGACCAGCATTGGATGCCATTGTTAGCCCAGCTTCAAAGTTGGTGGAAATTGTGGGGAATCCACCAGCATATGGAGCTATGAAATATAAGGAATATTTGGAGCTTCAACAAGGTAGCATGCTCAATGGGAAATCTAGCTTGGAACGTATACGAAACGGAGTTTGA
- the LOC108463616 gene encoding protein PELPK1-like codes for MGYFNCFALGFFVALSLASIDVGVAARHLQQLPPMPTLPTTTLPPFPSIPNLPQPSIPSFPRPGALPPLPAMPALPTLPSVPRATLPPLPSMPSIPTIPTTIPSIPFFSPPPSPSP; via the coding sequence ATGGGTTATTTCAATTGCTTTGCTTTGGGATTCTTCGTGGCTCTGTCGCTTGCAAGCATTGATGTTGGGGTTGCAGCTCGTCACCTTCAGCAACTGCCTCCAATGCCAACATTGCCTACAACCACACTCCCACCATTCCCATCTATCCCTAATCTCCCACAGCCATCCATACCATCTTTCCCAAGGCCTGGGGCGCTTCCTCCACTTCCTGCCATGCCTGCTTTGCCCACATTGCCTAGTGTACCAAGGGCCACATTGCCCCCTCTACCAAGCATGCCTTCGATTCCCACAATCCCAACTACAATTCCCTCTATTCCATTCTTCTCTCCACCACCTTCTCCTAGTCCTTAA
- the LOC108462804 gene encoding uncharacterized protein LOC108462804 — protein MASFNCFALAFFVALSFSSIDVGLAARQFQQLPPMPTLPTTTLPPLPSISNLPQPSIPSFPRLGALPPLPTMPALPTLPPLPSMPSIPTIPTTIPSIPFFSPPPSPSSP, from the coding sequence ATGGCATCTTTCAATTGCTTTGCTTTGGCATTCTTCGTGGCTTTGTCGTTTTCAAGCATTGACGTTGGCCTAGCAGCTCGTCAGTTTCAGCAACTGCCTCCGATGCCAACATTGCCTACAACCACACTCCCACCACTCCCATCTATCTCTAATCTCCCACAGCCATCCATACCATCTTTCCCAAGGCTTGGGGCGCTTCCTCCACTTCCTACCATGCCTGCTTTGCCTACATTGCCCCCTCTACCAAGCATGCCTTCCATTCCCACGATCCCAACTACAATTCCCTCTATTCCATTCTTCTCTCCACCACCTTCTCCTTCTAGTCCTTAA